The proteins below come from a single Streptococcus hyointestinalis genomic window:
- a CDS encoding DUF1912 family protein, whose product MTYEETFLKDFEEWLNTQVMVNEVAMAEAKKIVEEDKDERAADAYIRYESKLDAYRFLQGKFANYRDKKDFHDLPDGLFGQRKY is encoded by the coding sequence ATGACTTACGAGGAAACATTTTTAAAAGATTTTGAAGAGTGGTTGAACACTCAAGTGATGGTCAATGAAGTGGCGATGGCTGAGGCGAAAAAAATCGTCGAAGAGGACAAGGACGAGCGAGCAGCGGACGCTTATATCCGCTATGAAAGTAAGCTAGACGCTTACCGCTTCTTGCAGGGCAAGTTCGCCAACTATCGTGACAAAAAAGATTTTCACGACCTGCCAGATGGGCTTTTTGGTCAGCGAAAGTACTAG
- a CDS encoding IS30 family transposase encodes MSTNHSTKKSLYSHLSASERGEISAYLRMGKNPSEIARLLGRHRSTISREIKRGSVSQVQDKNGKRIYSTVYFPDSGQRVYETNRRKSAYHKLSYCSQTFFKELEKALKTKPRCHSVDSFVQTYREKHPLEVIPSTKTVYRYIKDGLLRVKPIDLPKMVSIRKRSKVTPKATTKILGKSIEERPECINDRSEFGHWEIDLVLGKKTKGEAVILTLVERQTRFAIAVKLANKQAETINRAVKSLLSQYPIRSITSDNGSEFSSLSDLKGVEVYFAHPYASHERGTNENFNGLLREFLPKGVSLNSLTTEELNHYVSAINDRPRRFHKYKTANILFGLAQTA; translated from the coding sequence ATGTCCACTAATCATTCTACCAAAAAATCGTTATACTCACACCTTTCAGCCTCTGAACGCGGAGAAATCAGCGCCTATCTCAGGATGGGTAAGAACCCCTCTGAGATTGCTCGTCTGCTTGGGCGTCATCGCTCAACCATCAGTCGTGAAATCAAACGAGGAAGTGTTTCTCAGGTTCAAGATAAGAACGGGAAACGAATCTACTCAACGGTTTACTTTCCAGATAGTGGTCAACGTGTTTATGAAACCAATCGTCGAAAAAGTGCTTATCATAAACTATCGTACTGCTCCCAGACCTTCTTCAAGGAACTTGAGAAAGCCCTGAAAACGAAACCTCGCTGTCACAGTGTCGATAGCTTTGTTCAAACTTACCGAGAAAAACATCCACTGGAAGTTATCCCTTCCACCAAGACAGTGTATCGTTACATCAAAGACGGACTGTTGAGGGTTAAACCGATTGATTTACCTAAGATGGTGAGCATCCGAAAACGGTCTAAAGTAACGCCTAAGGCCACGACGAAAATCTTAGGAAAATCCATTGAAGAACGTCCAGAGTGTATCAATGACCGTTCTGAATTTGGGCATTGGGAGATTGATTTGGTTCTTGGCAAGAAAACCAAAGGTGAAGCTGTTATTTTGACCTTAGTAGAGCGTCAAACACGATTTGCCATCGCTGTAAAATTGGCTAATAAACAAGCAGAAACCATCAATAGGGCTGTTAAGAGCTTACTATCGCAGTACCCTATTCGCTCCATCACATCGGACAATGGCTCAGAGTTCAGTAGCTTGTCAGACTTAAAAGGTGTGGAAGTCTATTTTGCCCATCCTTATGCTTCTCATGAAAGAGGAACAAATGAAAATTTCAATGGTCTCTTGAGAGAGTTTCTCCCAAAAGGTGTTTCTCTTAACTCACTAACGACAGAAGAACTCAATCACTACGTCTCTGCTATCAATGACAGACCTAGACGATTTCACAAGTATAAAACCGCAAATATTTTGTTTGGGCTAGCCCAAACAGCTTAA
- a CDS encoding alpha/beta hydrolase, with the protein MKQSVTFKNRMLTLAGELFLPDDFEASKTYPAIVVAHPEGAVKEQVPATYAEKLAPHGFVVLTFDGAYMGESEGEPHFTTDPFQRVEDIRAAVDYLTTLDYVDNGKISGLGICAGGAYMIDAAKTEKRFKAVSAVVPVNMGAGMRESQPNKESLVATLTAAAKQRTAEVNGAEVQLMETVAADDEAAMQFPEHSLFREARSYYRGVKENSRSTGQIVFSGFDKLLRYDAYDMMSEMWSHPLLVFTGSLADTRPFAEQAIQLAGDLAEDLVVVEGATHVDLYYKDQFVDPVVEQIADFFSKHLSE; encoded by the coding sequence ATGAAACAATCAGTTACTTTTAAAAACAGAATGTTGACTTTAGCTGGTGAGCTGTTCTTGCCAGATGATTTTGAAGCGTCAAAGACTTATCCAGCCATTGTAGTAGCTCATCCGGAAGGTGCTGTAAAAGAGCAAGTACCAGCGACTTATGCTGAAAAATTAGCACCACATGGTTTTGTAGTCTTGACGTTTGATGGTGCTTATATGGGAGAGAGTGAAGGAGAGCCGCATTTTACAACGGATCCTTTTCAACGTGTAGAAGACATTCGTGCAGCAGTGGACTACTTGACAACTCTTGATTATGTTGATAATGGGAAGATTTCTGGCTTAGGTATCTGTGCTGGCGGCGCTTATATGATTGATGCTGCTAAAACTGAAAAACGCTTTAAGGCAGTATCTGCTGTTGTCCCAGTTAATATGGGCGCTGGCATGCGAGAAAGTCAACCAAATAAGGAATCATTAGTTGCTACTTTAACAGCAGCAGCCAAGCAGCGAACAGCAGAAGTAAACGGCGCTGAAGTGCAATTGATGGAAACGGTAGCAGCAGATGATGAAGCAGCTATGCAATTTCCAGAACACAGTCTTTTTCGTGAAGCACGTTCTTATTACCGTGGAGTTAAGGAAAATTCTCGCTCCACAGGGCAAATAGTCTTTTCAGGATTTGACAAGCTATTACGCTACGACGCTTATGACATGATGAGCGAAATGTGGAGTCATCCGTTGTTGGTCTTTACAGGAAGTCTAGCAGATACACGACCTTTTGCAGAACAAGCTATCCAGTTAGCAGGTGATTTAGCAGAAGATTTAGTCGTTGTAGAGGGTGCAACACACGTTGACCTTTACTATAAGGACCAGTTTGTAGACCCAGTAGTTGAGCAAATTGCAGATTTCTTTAGTAAGCACTTGAGCGAATAA
- a CDS encoding LysR family transcriptional regulator gives MIETRLFYYFLAIAREGNITRAAQQLFVTQSTLSKQMQDLEKTLGKQLFIRGKRQITLTEDGEFFKSKAEEILQLVEQTESAFSKKEEILAGDIYIGTAEVPSMEKIAHLIKSFQEKHPHVRFHFISGDAQQIYEHIKSGLVDFGLFLDPAVQESFNYTKLPFHHHLGILIPQDHILTQQESISPAQLTDFPLIAPQQFQKSAERIELLGSLADKLQVVATYNLLYNALYLAKSRVGLLIALEGMSDLIETDLTFRPLEPSLDTQLYLVTKKYKPYSPAIKTFLDQLQKIHE, from the coding sequence ATGATTGAAACACGACTTTTTTACTATTTTTTAGCTATCGCCAGAGAAGGCAATATCACACGAGCTGCCCAGCAACTTTTTGTTACGCAGTCGACCTTATCAAAGCAAATGCAAGATTTGGAAAAAACGTTAGGAAAACAACTCTTCATCCGTGGTAAACGACAGATTACACTCACTGAAGATGGGGAATTCTTTAAAAGTAAGGCTGAGGAAATCCTACAGCTGGTAGAACAAACGGAATCTGCTTTTAGCAAAAAAGAAGAGATTTTGGCTGGTGATATCTACATCGGAACTGCTGAAGTCCCCTCAATGGAAAAGATAGCTCATCTAATCAAAAGTTTTCAAGAAAAACACCCTCACGTTCGTTTTCATTTTATTAGTGGCGATGCACAGCAGATTTACGAGCACATCAAATCAGGTTTGGTAGATTTTGGATTGTTTTTAGATCCAGCGGTTCAAGAAAGTTTTAACTACACCAAGCTTCCTTTTCATCATCATCTGGGTATTCTCATACCACAAGACCATATACTAACCCAGCAAGAAAGTATTTCACCTGCTCAGCTCACCGATTTTCCACTCATTGCCCCTCAGCAATTTCAAAAGAGTGCAGAGCGTATTGAGCTTTTGGGTTCTTTGGCAGATAAACTTCAAGTTGTCGCCACTTATAATCTTTTATATAATGCCCTTTACCTAGCAAAATCAAGAGTCGGACTCTTAATAGCCCTTGAAGGAATGTCAGACCTCATTGAGACCGATTTGACCTTTCGACCACTAGAGCCTAGTTTAGATACACAGCTTTATTTGGTCACCAAAAAATACAAACCGTATTCTCCCGCTATAAAAACCTTTTTAGATCAGCTTCAAAAGATCCATGAGTAG
- a CDS encoding aldo/keto reductase: MEYTHLGRTGLKVSRLALGTMNFGELTDEKTAFAIMDKALEAGINLFDTADVYGGLQTPDMEKGFGTSEEIVGRWLAQDPSRRDKIVLATKLYQPMETGPNDRGLSAYYIRRAAQASLERLQTDHIDLYQMHHVDRNTPWEEIWQGMEQLIREGKITYVGSSNFAGWDIATAQQIANHRQVLGLASEQSLYNLTNRAIEAELIPALRYYQIGLLVWSPIGMGVLGGTFDRSTSGRRSMDFIQERIQVHEKQLEAFYQLCDELGEEPAVIALAWLLHQPIVTAPVIGPRTVEQLEMSLKALEVKLSEATLKRLDEIFPEPGAEAPVNYAW, from the coding sequence ATGGAATATACACATCTAGGTAGAACAGGTCTGAAAGTTAGTCGTTTGGCTTTGGGAACCATGAATTTTGGCGAATTAACAGACGAAAAAACAGCTTTTGCTATTATGGACAAAGCCCTAGAAGCTGGAATCAATTTATTTGATACAGCAGATGTTTATGGTGGTTTGCAAACACCAGATATGGAAAAAGGTTTTGGAACATCAGAGGAAATTGTTGGAAGATGGTTAGCGCAAGATCCTAGTCGTCGTGATAAGATTGTGCTTGCGACCAAGCTCTATCAGCCTATGGAGACAGGACCAAATGACCGTGGCTTGTCTGCTTATTATATCCGTCGAGCAGCACAAGCTAGTCTTGAACGATTACAAACAGACCACATTGACTTGTATCAGATGCATCATGTGGATCGTAATACACCATGGGAAGAAATCTGGCAAGGCATGGAACAGCTTATCCGTGAAGGAAAGATTACTTATGTTGGCTCTAGTAATTTTGCAGGTTGGGATATTGCGACTGCACAACAAATAGCCAACCACAGACAGGTTCTGGGATTGGCTTCAGAACAAAGTTTGTATAATCTGACCAATCGTGCTATTGAAGCAGAGTTGATTCCTGCTTTACGTTATTATCAGATAGGTCTCTTGGTTTGGAGTCCAATTGGTATGGGCGTGCTAGGGGGTACTTTTGACCGTTCTACTTCGGGACGCAGGAGCATGGACTTTATTCAAGAACGAATTCAAGTACATGAAAAACAACTTGAGGCTTTTTATCAATTGTGTGATGAACTTGGCGAGGAACCTGCTGTGATTGCCTTAGCTTGGCTACTTCATCAACCGATTGTGACTGCACCAGTCATCGGTCCGAGAACCGTTGAACAGTTGGAGATGAGTTTGAAAGCTTTAGAGGTCAAACTGTCAGAAGCGACATTGAAGCGTCTAGATGAGATTTTTCCTGAACCAGGAGCAGAAGCACCTGTTAATTATGCTTGGTAA
- a CDS encoding IS110 family transposase, with amino-acid sequence MKCFVGLDVSSTKLDVCIMLSDTTTPFTASLSNDLTGASEIKKHILELNETYSFERIVIGMEATSLYSFHPAMFFNEDSQLKALNVEVMVEQPNKIKKYRETFEESKNDTIDAFYIADYFRIERFSPAFLKEEKYLALQHLTRTRLQLIEQLTRTKQHFIENIYYKCNTLSTEIKNENLTTSLWSSTMISLMTKDYTLDELATVPLKDLADFIQKLGRGRFKAPDKLAKAIQAAIRGSYRLPKLQQDSVNVILGLLAREIRNLEQMIKDIDKAIEDMVEVIPEYQCLTSIPGVGKVYAAGIIAEIGQIERFKDHPQVAKYAGLNWKQNQSGNANSQNTDLVKRGNRYLRYYLVEAANSVRRHDSEYQAFYKKKYQEVPKHQHKRAIVLTARRFVRLVDALLRNRQLYTPPRRLMEDK; translated from the coding sequence ATGAAATGTTTTGTCGGTTTAGACGTTAGTTCTACCAAACTTGATGTCTGTATCATGCTTAGTGATACGACTACTCCCTTCACAGCTTCTCTTTCCAATGATTTAACAGGCGCCTCTGAAATCAAGAAGCACATTCTTGAGCTCAATGAAACTTATTCCTTTGAGCGTATCGTTATTGGCATGGAAGCTACTAGTCTTTATAGCTTTCACCCTGCCATGTTCTTTAACGAGGATAGCCAGCTAAAAGCCCTAAACGTTGAAGTCATGGTGGAGCAACCCAATAAGATTAAGAAATATCGGGAAACGTTTGAAGAAAGTAAAAATGATACCATTGATGCCTTCTACATTGCCGATTATTTCCGTATTGAGCGCTTCTCACCTGCTTTTCTTAAAGAAGAGAAGTATCTAGCTCTCCAACACCTAACCAGAACAAGACTGCAACTCATTGAACAGTTGACAAGAACCAAACAGCACTTTATTGAAAATATCTATTATAAGTGCAATACCTTATCAACTGAAATCAAGAATGAGAACCTCACAACTTCTCTATGGTCTAGCACTATGATCTCCTTGATGACCAAAGACTATACTCTAGATGAATTAGCCACTGTTCCTCTCAAAGACCTTGCGGACTTTATCCAAAAATTGGGTAGAGGGCGATTCAAAGCTCCTGATAAATTAGCTAAAGCCATTCAAGCAGCTATTCGAGGCTCTTATCGTCTTCCTAAGCTCCAGCAAGATTCGGTTAATGTCATTCTTGGTCTTCTCGCTCGAGAAATCAGAAATCTTGAACAAATGATTAAGGATATTGATAAAGCCATTGAAGATATGGTCGAAGTCATCCCTGAATATCAGTGTTTAACTTCAATACCTGGTGTTGGCAAAGTTTACGCTGCAGGGATTATCGCTGAAATCGGACAGATTGAACGCTTTAAAGATCATCCTCAAGTCGCTAAATATGCGGGCTTGAATTGGAAACAGAATCAATCTGGGAACGCTAACTCTCAAAATACTGACCTTGTGAAAAGAGGCAATCGCTATCTCCGTTATTACTTAGTTGAAGCCGCCAACTCTGTCAGACGACACGATAGTGAGTATCAAGCCTTTTACAAGAAGAAGTATCAAGAAGTTCCTAAACATCAACACAAACGAGCCATCGTCTTAACCGCTAGAAGATTTGTGCGTCTGGTGGATGCGCTACTACGCAACCGCCAACTCTATACGCCACCAAGGAGGCTTATGGAAGATAAGTGA
- a CDS encoding alpha/beta hydrolase family protein: MSSYRPGQTGEQEAASGTIAYDVREIELKSNGNKIYGKAYVPQVSGRVPLVIFSHEFGTTHTTGEGYAEYFASRGIAYYVFDFPGGSISGSRSEGKTTEMSVLTEARDLGHVLDAAKEWNFVDSNRIYLHGGS; encoded by the coding sequence GTGTCGAGCTATAGACCAGGACAAACAGGAGAACAAGAAGCAGCGTCAGGCACTATTGCCTACGATGTCAGAGAAATTGAGCTAAAAAGTAATGGCAACAAGATTTACGGTAAAGCCTATGTACCACAAGTTAGTGGTAGAGTACCTCTTGTTATTTTTTCACATGAGTTTGGGACAACGCATACGACTGGAGAAGGATATGCTGAGTATTTTGCTTCTCGAGGGATTGCTTATTATGTTTTTGATTTTCCAGGTGGCAGTATTTCCGGAAGTCGAAGTGAGGGCAAGACGACGGAGATGTCTGTTTTGACCGAGGCACGTGACCTTGGTCATGTCTTAGACGCAGCAAAAGAGTGGAATTTTGTTGATAGTAATCGTATCTATCTCCATGGTGGCAGTTAA
- a CDS encoding AAA family ATPase, whose amino-acid sequence MANNYYGRDPFGSMDDIFNQLMGNMGGYNTERRRYMINGREITPEEFEEYRKTGKLPGQTEQAAPAANTPKEDGILAKLGTNLTEKARNNELDPVIGRNKEIQDTAEILARRTKNNPVLVGDAGVGKTAVVEGLAQAIVNGDVPAAIKNKEIISIDISGLEAGTQYRGSFEENIQNLIKEVKEAGNIILFFDEIHQILGAGSTGSDSGSKGLADILKPALSRGELTVIGATTQDEYRNTILKNAALARRFNEVKVNAPSAQDTFNILMGIRNLYEKHHNVVLPDDVLKAAIDYSVQYIPQRSLPDKAIDLIDMTAAHLAAQHTVTDVKSIEEEIDQQKAAQEKAVADEDYEAALNAKTRIEELEKQKDNHKEDQKVTATVNDVAESVERLTGVPVSQMGASDIERLKEMNTRLKGHVIGQDEAVEAVSRAIRRNRAGFDEGNRPIGSFLFVGPTGVGKTELAKQLAQDMFGSKEAIIRLDMSEFSDRTAVSKLIGTTAGYVGYDDNSNTLTERVRRNPYAIILLDEIEKADPQVITLLLQVLDDGRLTDGQGNTVDFKNTVIIATSNAGFGNERLTGDEDKDMKIMDRIAPYFRPEFLNRFNAVIEFSHLTKEDLNDIVDLMLTEVNQTIAKKGMDLEVTDAAKAYLIEEGYDEAMGVRPLRRVIEQQIRDRITDYYLDHLDSKHLLADLVDDTIVISERQEEQENKD is encoded by the coding sequence ATGGCAAATAATTATTATGGACGTGATCCTTTTGGAAGTATGGACGACATTTTCAACCAACTCATGGGCAACATGGGAGGCTACAACACTGAACGTCGTCGTTATATGATTAACGGGCGTGAAATCACACCTGAAGAATTTGAAGAATACCGCAAAACAGGAAAACTTCCTGGTCAAACAGAGCAAGCGGCTCCTGCTGCAAATACTCCAAAAGAAGACGGTATCCTTGCAAAACTAGGAACAAATCTTACTGAAAAAGCACGTAACAACGAGCTTGACCCTGTCATTGGACGTAACAAAGAAATCCAAGATACTGCTGAAATCCTAGCACGCCGTACCAAAAACAACCCTGTTCTTGTCGGGGACGCTGGTGTTGGTAAGACAGCTGTCGTTGAAGGTTTAGCGCAAGCGATTGTCAACGGTGACGTGCCTGCTGCTATCAAAAATAAAGAAATTATCTCTATTGATATTTCTGGGCTTGAAGCTGGTACGCAATACCGTGGTAGCTTTGAAGAAAATATCCAAAACCTCATCAAAGAGGTCAAAGAAGCTGGTAACATCATCCTCTTCTTTGATGAAATCCACCAAATTTTAGGTGCTGGCTCAACAGGTAGCGATAGCGGCTCTAAAGGTTTGGCTGATATCTTGAAACCTGCGCTTTCTCGTGGTGAATTGACCGTTATCGGTGCCACAACACAAGACGAATACCGCAATACCATTTTAAAAAATGCTGCGCTAGCTCGTCGTTTCAACGAAGTCAAAGTCAATGCGCCTTCTGCTCAAGATACCTTTAACATCTTGATGGGGATTCGCAATCTGTACGAAAAACACCACAACGTTGTGCTTCCTGATGATGTCTTGAAAGCAGCGATTGACTACTCTGTTCAATACATCCCACAACGTAGCCTTCCTGATAAAGCAATTGACTTGATTGATATGACAGCGGCACACTTGGCAGCTCAACACACTGTCACAGATGTCAAATCTATCGAAGAAGAAATTGACCAACAAAAAGCGGCGCAAGAAAAAGCGGTCGCTGATGAAGATTATGAAGCTGCGCTCAACGCTAAGACACGTATCGAAGAGCTGGAAAAACAAAAAGACAATCACAAAGAAGACCAAAAAGTCACTGCAACTGTCAATGACGTGGCTGAATCTGTCGAACGTCTAACTGGTGTCCCTGTTTCTCAAATGGGTGCTAGCGATATTGAACGTCTCAAAGAAATGAACACTCGTCTTAAAGGACATGTCATCGGACAAGACGAAGCGGTCGAAGCAGTTTCTCGTGCTATCCGTCGTAACCGTGCAGGCTTTGACGAAGGCAATCGCCCAATCGGAAGCTTCCTCTTTGTCGGACCAACTGGTGTCGGTAAAACAGAGCTTGCTAAACAACTCGCTCAAGACATGTTTGGCTCTAAAGAAGCCATCATCCGCTTAGACATGTCTGAATTTAGCGACCGTACTGCTGTCTCAAAACTCATCGGTACAACTGCTGGTTATGTCGGCTACGATGACAATAGCAACACACTGACTGAACGTGTACGTCGTAACCCTTACGCTATCATCTTGCTTGATGAAATTGAAAAGGCTGACCCTCAAGTCATCACACTTCTTCTTCAAGTGCTAGATGATGGTCGTCTGACAGACGGTCAAGGTAATACCGTTGACTTTAAGAACACTGTCATCATCGCAACTTCTAACGCAGGCTTTGGTAACGAACGCTTGACTGGTGATGAGGATAAGGACATGAAGATTATGGATCGTATCGCTCCTTACTTCCGTCCTGAGTTCTTGAACCGCTTCAACGCTGTTATTGAGTTCTCACATTTGACCAAAGAAGACCTTAATGACATTGTTGATCTCATGTTGACTGAAGTCAACCAAACCATTGCTAAGAAAGGCATGGACTTAGAAGTAACTGACGCTGCTAAGGCTTACCTCATCGAAGAAGGCTACGATGAAGCGATGGGTGTTCGTCCACTACGTCGTGTGATTGAGCAACAAATCCGTGACCGTATCACTGATTACTATCTTGATCATCTTGACAGCAAACACCTGCTTGCTGACCTTGTTGATGACACTATTGTTATTAGCGAACGTCAAGAAGAACAAGAAAACAAAGACTAA
- a CDS encoding HdeD family acid-resistance protein, producing the protein MSIWSRFENWGHFVSGILMCVLGICLIFFNTYFVAGVTWWTGILLTLVGLFRAVEVFLPKHKAQGSKARLLNLVSALAHIILGTIVMTWSGDAAKLLSFGVGLYQLMIGLVSLFTYYLLQKDRAKGRLKELVIGLITFFWGIGTLLSTRSVRDTLVLVGIYVIFIGITWLIDARDLLMTDKTKQRKRRRWRVGVPVFFTMLIPADIHSKINHLLNDEVSPEEVEETLIPQVKKKVKGDPVLKVFIHVSEGIFGSVGHVDLSYKGRVYSYGSYDVDSERVFSAVGDGCFFTLDDKDYITYCLEYGKTLFEYRVALTKEQQEAFEKKLKELEDMTVPWELTSETQKASYMGLMVKRFHAETYKFTKSRFKTYFVLGTNCVLLADQLIGTSGLDLITMVGILSPGTYYEYFHKEYQKPNSIVVGETIHNASLNISEVEE; encoded by the coding sequence ATGAGTATATGGTCACGTTTTGAAAATTGGGGGCATTTTGTCAGCGGTATTCTCATGTGTGTGCTGGGTATTTGCTTAATTTTCTTTAATACCTATTTTGTTGCAGGTGTTACTTGGTGGACGGGTATTTTGCTGACCTTGGTTGGTCTGTTTCGTGCGGTTGAGGTTTTCTTACCAAAGCATAAAGCGCAAGGCAGTAAGGCTCGCCTGCTCAATCTCGTCAGTGCTCTTGCGCACATTATCCTAGGGACGATTGTCATGACTTGGAGTGGTGATGCGGCAAAGCTGCTTAGCTTTGGTGTTGGGCTCTATCAGCTCATGATAGGACTTGTCAGCCTTTTTACCTACTATCTCTTGCAAAAAGACCGTGCCAAGGGACGTCTCAAAGAGCTGGTCATTGGACTCATTACCTTCTTTTGGGGAATTGGGACCTTGCTAAGCACCCGTTCTGTCCGAGATACCTTGGTTTTAGTCGGGATTTACGTGATTTTCATTGGGATTACTTGGTTGATTGACGCTAGGGACTTGCTCATGACAGATAAGACCAAGCAACGTAAAAGACGACGCTGGCGTGTCGGTGTTCCGGTCTTTTTCACCATGCTCATCCCAGCTGACATTCACTCGAAAATCAACCACCTGCTAAACGACGAGGTCAGCCCAGAGGAAGTTGAGGAGACGCTTATCCCTCAAGTGAAAAAGAAAGTCAAGGGCGATCCTGTACTCAAGGTTTTTATCCACGTGAGCGAGGGGATATTTGGTTCTGTCGGGCATGTGGACTTGAGTTATAAGGGTAGAGTTTATTCTTACGGCTCTTATGATGTGGATTCTGAGCGTGTGTTTTCAGCAGTGGGAGATGGCTGTTTCTTTACGCTTGATGATAAGGACTATATCACGTATTGCTTAGAGTATGGCAAGACCCTCTTTGAGTATCGTGTGGCTCTGACCAAGGAGCAGCAGGAAGCTTTTGAGAAGAAATTAAAAGAACTTGAGGACATGACAGTCCCTTGGGAGCTAACCTCAGAAACCCAAAAAGCCAGCTATATGGGCTTGATGGTCAAGCGTTTCCACGCTGAAACTTATAAATTCACCAAGTCTCGCTTTAAAACCTACTTTGTCCTTGGTACCAACTGTGTCTTGCTAGCGGATCAATTAATCGGAACCAGCGGTCTTGATTTGATTACCATGGTTGGAATTCTATCACCTGGGACTTACTATGAGTATTTCCATAAAGAATATCAAAAACCAAACTCTATCGTAGTGGGTGAGACCATTCACAATGCTAGTCTCAATATTTCAGAAGTTGAAGAATAA
- a CDS encoding GDSL-type esterase/lipase family protein: MKTLEDIQEQLLDDYKRSKAPADSILFLGDSLVEFLPTNKLALTAPLVNHGIRGIDTRFLLEHLATLTTNQVPKSIVLLIGTNDLMLGESVDDLVERISRILELLRQKFPRAELYLESLYPRRQSESYGVALADEIAEANLYLRTLEAHYIDVYSRLVGEAGLLKPDYTKDGVHLNYSGYKVVMALLEEVLG, translated from the coding sequence ATGAAAACGTTAGAAGATATTCAAGAACAATTATTAGACGATTACAAGAGGAGTAAAGCACCTGCTGACAGCATTCTCTTCTTAGGAGATTCCTTGGTTGAGTTTCTCCCGACCAATAAGCTAGCACTCACAGCTCCTCTGGTCAATCACGGTATCCGTGGCATTGACACACGCTTTTTACTCGAGCACCTCGCTACTCTCACTACTAATCAAGTCCCTAAAAGTATCGTCCTTTTGATTGGGACAAATGACTTGATGTTGGGGGAGTCGGTGGATGACCTTGTAGAGCGTATCAGCCGTATTTTAGAGCTGTTAAGACAAAAGTTTCCCAGAGCTGAGCTTTATCTTGAGAGCCTTTACCCGAGACGCCAGTCTGAGTCTTATGGGGTGGCACTGGCTGATGAGATTGCTGAGGCTAATCTCTATCTGAGAACGCTAGAGGCACACTACATTGACGTCTATAGTAGGCTGGTAGGAGAAGCTGGGCTATTAAAGCCAGACTATACAAAAGACGGAGTGCATTTGAACTATTCGGGCTACAAGGTAGTGATGGCGCTACTTGAGGAGGTATTGGGCTAA